A region of the Deltaproteobacteria bacterium HGW-Deltaproteobacteria-6 genome:
ACGATACCGGTCATGGAAGCAAACAGGGTGTGTGAGTGGTCCCGGACATTGCCTTCCACATTCATTTTACGGAAAATGATATCCAGATGATCCAGAAGATTTCTTTCGATCACAGACAGTTTTTCGAACAGTCCGGGGTCCACGGACCCGGTCAGGAAAAAATTCATCAGCATTCGAAAATACTGATCGCGATGCGTAAAATGTTCAATCCACGCATAGACGACCTCTTCCAGTCCGCCGTCGGGGGACGCGTCGATGATGGCAAAGATTTTTTCAAAAATCTGATCGGTCCCCTTCACGAATGTTTCCGCGAACAATGTCTGCTGATCCGGAAAATGCTGATAAATAATGGCGGGAGAGATCCCGGCGCGTTTGGCGATGGTGCGCATCGAAACTTCGTTAAAAGGCTTCTCGGTAAACTCTTTTTCCGCCGCCTCGATAATGATCAATCGCCGGGCCAGTTTTTCCTTTTCCTTTAATTCCGATAAAACGCTTTTGGTTTTCATTCGACCGCCTCGATCCCTGTCTCATTTTATGTTAATGATTTTAGCGCTGGAAAATTAACACTGAAAAACCTAACTGTCAAATGCATTGATTGAGATGCAGCGCCATGAATAAAAAAGGGCGTCCCGCAGGACGCCCTTTTTGCCGTTCATAACTTTCTCTATTTTTTCTTCTTCTTTTTCTCAATCAAAGGCATGCCCGCGATTTTGCGAACGACGTTTTTGCAGGCATCAATGTCATACTGGCCGTAAATGGCGATCTGTTCCATGATGGGCGATCCGCCGCCGTGCATCGCGCCGTAAGCAATGGCGCCGGAGCTTGCGGAGTTTGTGTAATCGGCGAAGAGCAGCCAGAATTTGATCTGATCTTCAATGGGGATTTCCTGGTTGCGTTTGACATATTTTTCCAGGAGGCCCTTGATTTCCGGGTTGAGCAGGTCGGCTTCGTGCGGGAAGGTGGCGGGCATGCCGCCGGCGATCTCGCAGAGGATCTGCTGTTCATGGAAGACCGCTTCGCCGGTCAGGCAGCGTCCCACATTGGCATAAATGGAATGCGGAATGCAGGCACCCGGGCCGTAAGGCACGAAACCCACGCCGGGCATATAGACTTCCGCTTTTCCTTTAGCCGAGGCGGTGAAGCCTGCGGCATAGCCCAGTTCCGTGATGGTGATGAGCTCGGCTATTTTTTCGCGTACGTGCGGGGCCTTGTCGACGCCGTTCATTTCGGCGGCCATCGAGGCAAAACCGATCAGCATGTCGCCTACGGCCGGTTTGCAACCGGAATAGCTGTGGCGATGGAAAAGCGCGAAGAGCAGCGCGCAGATGCCGCCCTGCTGATATTCGCCGTTTAAGAAGATGCGGTCGTTGGGTACAAAGACATCGTCAAAGATCACATAGGAATCAATGAAGCCCCAGTCGAATCCGCGTTTGTAATGCTTGCGGTCTTTCATGTTGTGCGGAGAAAGCACCTGTTTGACGCCTTCAGCGTCCGCCGGGATGGCAAAAGAGATGGCATAGGCGCCTTCATCTTTGGTCAGCGCGCGGGTGGGAACCACCAGGATTTCATCCGCGATGGAGGCAAACGTGATGTGCACTTTGGCGCCGCGAACCACAACGCCGTCCGGGCGTGTTTCAACAACATGCAGGTACTGATCGGGGTCCGGCTGTTCAGCGGGGCGCAGCATGCGCAGGCCCTTGACGTCCGTCTGGGCGCAGCAGCCGACCAGGTCGTTTTTCTGGAAGTATTCGAGCCACTTTAAAAAGTTTTGGTAATACTGCGTCTTGCCGCCGTTTTGCTTGTCGGCTTCAAACGATACGGAATTGATGGCATTGATCGCATCCACGCCCATGCAGCGGCCGATACACTGGCTGACACGTTGCACCAGCATGCGGGTCATGTCCTGCTTTTTGTGCAGATCCTCAACCGTCTGGTGGATGTGGGTGAAGCGGTTGATGGTCTCACCGGTGATGTGGCTTTTGGCGGTGACCAGGTCTCTGGTTTCGGGATCGGCGGCCAGATCAAACGTTGCGCCGATCACGCCTTTGGGCTGATCCAGCACTTTATGGTCGCGGTCTATCTTCTGGCCGTCCAGAAAGAGGTTTGGTTTGAGTTTCTTTAATCCCTGGAAATATTCTTCTTTTGTTCGCATAACTTTCTCCTTTTGAATTATTTGGATAGGGAATCCCTATGTTTATCTAAAGATCAAATGACCGCGCCGGGTTGTAACGGCTCACCATACCGCTGCAAGCCCGGTTCAACCTATGCGGGTAACATTCGAAAGATGTCCATTGGAAAAGGTCCGGTTTCCGCAGATGTAACGCTGTCATACGGGAGGCAAACGACCGGAACAATCTTCTGTCCGGGTTAACAACAAGAAGATGCTGCCGCGTTTGCAAATGAACCGGAATCGACAAACAGTCATTGCAACCCGTTAGTTGCGCCGGGATGACCGATGCCGACACCATCATATAGCTATCAAAATGTGGCGGGAGTATAGGAAACGGAGTTCTTCGTGTCAAGTAAATCTTGTTGCCGGGTTGCCGTAATTCTATCCGGACGTTTTTCCGGCGAACAGATTGCGTCGCAATTCTTATTCGTCATTACGATGCGTGCCTTCGTGTGGCTTCAGGTCATCATCGCAATGACAGTATGCACAGTCTGTAAGGCCGCGAACAAGTTTCAACAATGTTGGATTCCATCCGGAAAGCCCTGAAATAAGCGAATAGAAATCTATAAAATTATTGACAGCCGTTGCCGCTTTATGGTTTCATTTATACCGTTCTTGCCTTAACCAAATTCAGATCTGTCGTTTAAAAGTTATTGAGGACGATAGGATGATTCAGTCAAAAGTACACAAGCATTATTTCAAGATCCATCTAACCTAGGTTAATGCCATGGAGGTACCCTATGACGGTTTGTGAAATCAAGAGCGTTCTGCTCTGGTGTGTCGGTCTTAACTACGCGGTTCTCATCATCTGGTTTGGTGCTTTTGTTCTTGCCCACGACTGGCTGTACGGTGTGCATCACCGATGGTTTAGACTTCCGGTTGAGACCTTCGATGCCATCCATTACGCCGGTCTTGCCGCCTATAAGATCGGCATACTTTTGTTCTTCCTGGTGCCGCTAATTGCGCTCGTTGTGGCTTTGTAGGAAAAATTATTGTCTGAAGAGGTGGGACACAAAATAGTTGCAACCGCCCCTGTTTTTAACTGTATCGACACTCCGAAATAATGCAAGATTATTTCTTGAAAAGCTTTTCAACTGAATCACAGGCATTTAGCTGACACGGTGGCTGTATGACTTCATGCTGCCGGGTTGTTTAAACACTTTTTGAACTTGTTGTCATGAAGAAGAAAAACGGTTAAAATGAATCATAGTAATAAGATTTTTATCAATAAGGAGGGTTTGATATGAAACGATTGGTTTCGGCCTTTTTGCTCAGACAGGACAGCACGGTTTTCTCATTCGCCTGGCGTATGTTTTTTGCTTTGATCTTAATTATTTTCTGCGGAGAGGCGGCAGCAGATGGATTTATTTCTCTGAAGTCCTATAACTATCCGAATCATTATGTCCGTCACCGGAATTATCTGGGGGAGATTACGCCCGTAAGTTCACAGTTGGACAGCGATGATGCCTCTTTTAATATGGTTAATGGTCTGGCCGGTAACAACACGGTTTCATTTGAATCAAAAAATTATCCCGGCCACTATCTGAGACATCAGGGATTCAGGATTAAACTGCATCGTCCGGACGGCAGCGATCTGTTCCGGCATGACGCCTCTTTCAGGGTGATGCAGGGTTTGGGAAACCCCGCGTGGAGCTCTTTTGAGTCGGTGAACTATCCCGGCTATTTTCTGCGCCACCGTAATTTCCAGCTTTATATCGAGCGCGGTGAGGGGGATCTGTTCCGCAAGGACTGCACGTTCAGAATTGTCGACAGTCCCGTCTCACAGGCTGTGACCCAGGGTGTTGTTCAACCGGCAGCCGACTATTTGTCTTTGCGTTCCTACAATTATCCGAGCCACTATGTCCGTCACCGGAATTATCTGGGAGAGATTACGACCGTAAGTTCACCACTGGACATCGATGACTCTTCTTTCAAAATGGTCAACGGTCTGGCCGGCAACAACACGGTTTCATTTGAATCGAAGAATTATCCGGGTCACTACCTCAGGCATCAGGGGTTCAGGATTAAACTGCATCGTCCGGACGGGAGCGATCTGTTCAGGAATGACGCATCTTTCAAAGTGATGCAGGGACTGGCAAACGCTTCGTTGAATTCTTTTGAGTCAGTGAATTATCCCGGCTATTTCCTGCGCCACCGGAACTTCCAGCTTTATATCGAGCGGGGCGAGGGTGATCTGTTCCGCAAGGACTGCACGTTCAAGCTCGAAAGGGCGCGGTAAGCAGGGGGAGAAACTGAAAATAAGTGAGGATGCAACCATTTTCTTTCAGAGGAAGAAATTTTAATTTATATGTGAACGTAAAGATGATGGATATGACTATGAGGCGGCCGGGCGGATTACTTTTTTTATTGCCGCTCTTTCTATTGTCATGCTGTCCGGCGCATCAGGCATTCCGGTCATGCGTCCGGAAAAATAAAGGATATAATGGTAAAGACGAATAACCATAATTATTTGTTCATTTATTGGCGGGCTCTTTTGCGCCGCCATCCATCCGCATTTCTTCTGGCCGCTCAACTGGTGAGCCTTATGCTCTACGCGGCAGTTGAAGGTGCCCCGGGCGGGCGGGTTATTCTCAATGCTTTTGGAATGCTGATACTTTTGTTGGTGGTCTGGGTCGTCATCCACAGCCCTGCAATCAATTGGGTCGCATGGATCCTCGCTGCCCTGGCCATTGTGCTGTCACTCCTGTCCTGGCTGCTTGTCCACCCCGGCCTGTTGATCTGGGCAACCCTGCTGGAGGCGGCGTTGTATTTTTACGCGGCCGGCGGCTTGATCACTTATATGATGCAGGATGACCGGGTAACGATCGACGAGTTGTTTGCCGCAGGCGCTACCTTTACGCTGATTGCATGGGGATTCACCTATCTGTATCTGGTCTGCCAGGCGTGGTGCCCGGGATCATTCGCGGGCGGGACAAACCCGGAAGAGCCGCGGACTTTCATTGAACTGATGTTTTTGAGCTTTGCCAATCTTTCGGCAACGGGCCTCAGCGATATCCTGCCTTCCACTTCACCGGCGCGTGTGCTGGTGATGCTGGAACAGTTTGCGGGCGTTGCCTACATCGCCGTGGTGGTTTCCCGGTTGATCGGACTGACGATCGTTCGTCACAAGGGTGAGGGGACATCTTGATTCCAGAACCCGGCCGGTTGTGCTATCCATCATAACCATGTATTATCGCATAACGCAAAAGGAGGGCGATCATGACGCCGCAGGGAAAGTCTGTTTTAACCGATCCCGATCTTGGCGGGGAACTCACTTACTTTACAGGCCATGAGTGACAGTGTCCTGTTGTCTCTTGATCTTTAAATGTCAGGATTCAAAATTCGATTTCTGTGGTCAGTTCCATGGACTTTATAGCAAAAGGAGGACACACATGTGTGACAGAATCAAAAAAGCAGTGATGGTTTTGATTATTCTGGGAATGGCCTTTGGAATTTTAAGCGGCTGCGGCAGCAATGATCAGGCAACCGGCAATAAAGCAGCCGATGTGAAAGCAGGCAGTAATCTTCACCGCCGGTGATAAGGCTGTCGAAGACGCAGCAGGCAAGCAGGCTTTAAAACAATATGAGGCGACCAAAGATCAGTTAAATGCCATAGGCGAAAAGCAGAAAGAAAATTATAAGACGATCCCGGGAGACGAAGCACAGGAAAGCAAGTAATTGCGGTTGCTCGATGCTTCCAATGACATGAAAATGAATTTTGAACACAGTCTGCTGCGCCGGTACGCGTGACCAGAGAGGTTACGATAAATGTGAATTCAATTAGGAGACTATTAATAATTGATAATTCATGGTAATTTCTTTTTTGTGAAGTGAAACATAGAAAACACGGCTTTGTCTGTCAAGATTTCATTGACACACAAAGCCGCGTTTTTTATACTGCCATTCATGTCGGGCGAGTTCTTATCCGGAAATCCGTTCTACGTCTGCATACAGGAGGTTTGATAATGTTTGTTCTGCGTCGTTACTTTTATTTGTTACCGGCGGTTCTTCTTTTTGTAACCGTTTCCGCCCACGCTGCCGGTCCCGATACCGGCACTCTCCTTAACGAACAACGCCAGCCCGGCATCAAACTGCCGGATCGCTTGCCCAAACCGGACTCTCCGGCACAGGAGCGCCCGCCACTGGCGGACAGTGGGGTAAAGGTCACGGCCAAGGCGTTCCGCTTCACCGGTTACGAATCCATTGCCACGGAGACCGAACTGCAGGCGCTGGTCAAAGACAGCGTCGGGAAGGAATTGAGCTTTCCGGATCTCCAGAATCTGGTGGTCGGTATCACGAGTTACCTCCGGGAAAAGAAAGGGTATCTGCTGGCGAGAGCCTACCTGCCCAGGCAGGATCTTACCGAAGGGGTGATCGAAATAGCCATTGTGGCGGGCCGCCTTGACGATAGCACCGATATCCGGATGAAAGGTCCGGCCAGGATAAAGGTCAGCAAATTGCGCGAGATGGTTGAAAAGGCGGTGCCGCCGGGCAAAGCGATTCAGACCAGGGATATCGAGCGAGCCATCCTGCTGATGAACGATCTTTCCGGCATCAAGGCCCAGGCATCCCTTGAACCGGGCAGCGCCCCCGGTACCACCAGGGTAGTCGTCAATGCATCCGAAGGCCCCCTGCTCTCCGGGATGCTCAGCGGCGACAACTACGGCGACCGCTATACCGGTACCTGGCGCGGTACCGGCACGGCCCTGGTAAACGACCCTTTTGGTTGGGGTGACCAGTTGGCGCTTGCTCTGACCGGAGCCGAGAACCAATTTCAGGGCCGGTTTTCCTATGCACTGCCCCTTGGCTCTGACGGATTCAACTGGTCATTCGGGTACACAAACCTCTCCTATAAACTGGGGGGCGACCTCCGGAACTTGAACTACACCGGCAGCGCCGACACCTTCTCTACCGGTATATCCTATCCACTCTTGCGCAGCAGGAGCGCCAGCATCTGGAGCGGCCTTGGTTTTGAGTACCTGTTTTTGACCGACAAGATGTCCGGCGATAAAATCAAGGACCGGAAGATACCGGTCGGCAACGGATTTATTTCCGGCACCTTTTATGACCAGCTGGGCGGAGGGGGCATGACAAGTGTCAATGTCACGCTCTACGGCGGCCATCTCGACCTGTCCAGCGTGACCGCTGCCCAGGTCCAGGACGCTGCCGGTCCGAAAGCGGAAGGCGGTTTCTTTAAAGGCACATACGGCCTTGCCCGTTTGCAGCAGATTACGCAGTCCCTGTACGCCTTTGTCTCTGCCCGGGGGCAAGTGGCGGGGGGCAATCTTGATTCATCCCAGAAGTTCATCCTGGGCGGTCCCACGGGTATCCGCGCCTATCCGGTCGGTGAAGCAGCAGGCGATGAAGGGCACGCCTTTACCGCCGAAATGCGTTATGACCTTCCGTTCACGCCCGCCTGGGCCGCCACGCAACTGGTCGGCTTTCTGGATACCGGCTGGATCAAGCTTAATCAAAGCAACTGGCCGGGCGCCGTCACCAACGCCAGCGGCAAAAACGACTACTGGCTCTCCGGCGCCGGTGTCGGTCTGAACATCGGTAAAACAGGGATTTATAGTATCAGGGGCAGCTATGCCCATACCATTGACACCAATTATGGACGCAGCACAACGGGGATGAATGCCGACAACCTGAACGACAAAGAGCGCTTCTGGTTGCAGGCCCTGTTGTGGTTTTAGGGGAGGAGAAGAGCTCATGAAAAAAATGTATTCACTGATTTGGAACCAGGTAAATAAATTCCGGACCCCGGCGTCTAAGACCATTGGAAGGAAAAACAGTGCGCCCTTATGGTTTCTAGGCTTATTAGCCGTGCCGGCTGCACTGCTTTGTGCAGTCGCGACAGCCGTGGCGCTTGATTCCGGCGCCCTTCCCACCGGCGGGACGATCGTGGCCGGCAGCGGCGCCATCACCCAGGCCGGAACGGCCATGACCGTCAACCAGACCAGTCAGCGAATGATCGCCAACTGGTCTACCTTCAATATCGGCCAGAACGCCAGTGTTACCTTCCAGCAGCCCAATGCCTTCGCCATCGCTCTCAACCGGATCCAGGACCAGAACCCCAGCCAGATCTTCGGCTCTCTTTCCGCCAACGGCCAAGTCTGGCTAATGAACCCATCCGGCATCCTGTTCGGTTCCTCAGCAAGGGTCGATGTGGGAGGGCTTGTCGCAACATCCCTCAGCATCGCCAATGAAAACTTCCTTAACGACAAGAAACTCTTCGATAAGGCAGGTGCGGCAGGCGCCGTCATCAACCAGGGAACCATCCGTACCACCGACGGCGGCTATGTGGCCTTTATGGCCCCCATCGTTGCCAACGAGGGCTCCCTGACGGCCCGGAAAGGTACGGTGATCCTTGCAGCAGCCGAGAAAGTAAGCCTCGATTTCAGCGGCGACAGCCTGATCAGCTACACGGTTGACCGGGGGGCCGTTGATGCCCAGGCGGCAAACAGTGGATTGATCAAGGCCGACGGCGGCCTGGTCATGATGACCGCACTGGCGGCCCATGACCTGACCGGCGCGGTAGTGAACAACATCGGCATAATCGAGGCCCAGACCCTCGAAAACAAGGCAGGCAGAATTCTGCTGCTTGCCGATATGAAGCAAGGCGAGACCATCGTCGGCGGCAGGCTGGATGCATCCGCCCCCAATGGCGGGGATGGCGGATTTATCGAGACATCCGCAGCCAAAGTGAAAGTCAGCAAAGGCGTGCAGATCAGCACCATTGCACCACGGGGCAAAACGGGCGAATGGCTGATCGACCCGGTGGATATCACGATTGCCGCATTTGGAGGAGATATCAGCGGTGCGGACATTGCCACCGCCCTGCAAAGCAGCAATGTCACCCTGGACACCACCGGCGCGGGAACCTGCACGGGCGCTGCCTGCGGCGCTCTGGGCGGCGCGAACGGCGACATCACCGTCGACGACAATATCAACACCACGGGCGACCTCGGGGCCACCCGCACTTTGAAACTTATTGCAGAAAGGGACATCATCCTTAAGGGAGACAAAAAAATTGATGCCACCCTGGGTGGAAACACCAGAGCCCTCAATGTCATCTTTAACGCCGATTCAAACGCCGATCAGGTTGGCGGCGTAACGATGGAATACAATTCGGCCATCAAGACAAACGGCGGAAACATCGTCATGGGCGGCGGCGCCTGCACCGCCGCCGGCTGCA
Encoded here:
- a CDS encoding aromatic ring hydroxylase, translated to MRTKEEYFQGLKKLKPNLFLDGQKIDRDHKVLDQPKGVIGATFDLAADPETRDLVTAKSHITGETINRFTHIHQTVEDLHKKQDMTRMLVQRVSQCIGRCMGVDAINAINSVSFEADKQNGGKTQYYQNFLKWLEYFQKNDLVGCCAQTDVKGLRMLRPAEQPDPDQYLHVVETRPDGVVVRGAKVHITFASIADEILVVPTRALTKDEGAYAISFAIPADAEGVKQVLSPHNMKDRKHYKRGFDWGFIDSYVIFDDVFVPNDRIFLNGEYQQGGICALLFALFHRHSYSGCKPAVGDMLIGFASMAAEMNGVDKAPHVREKIAELITITELGYAAGFTASAKGKAEVYMPGVGFVPYGPGACIPHSIYANVGRCLTGEAVFHEQQILCEIAGGMPATFPHEADLLNPEIKGLLEKYVKRNQEIPIEDQIKFWLLFADYTNSASSGAIAYGAMHGGGSPIMEQIAIYGQYDIDACKNVVRKIAGMPLIEKKKKKK
- a CDS encoding Ion channel, whose amino-acid sequence is MVKTNNHNYLFIYWRALLRRHPSAFLLAAQLVSLMLYAAVEGAPGGRVILNAFGMLILLLVVWVVIHSPAINWVAWILAALAIVLSLLSWLLVHPGLLIWATLLEAALYFYAAGGLITYMMQDDRVTIDELFAAGATFTLIAWGFTYLYLVCQAWCPGSFAGGTNPEEPRTFIELMFLSFANLSATGLSDILPSTSPARVLVMLEQFAGVAYIAVVVSRLIGLTIVRHKGEGTS
- a CDS encoding ShlB/FhaC/HecB family hemolysin secretion/activation protein; this encodes MFVLRRYFYLLPAVLLFVTVSAHAAGPDTGTLLNEQRQPGIKLPDRLPKPDSPAQERPPLADSGVKVTAKAFRFTGYESIATETELQALVKDSVGKELSFPDLQNLVVGITSYLREKKGYLLARAYLPRQDLTEGVIEIAIVAGRLDDSTDIRMKGPARIKVSKLREMVEKAVPPGKAIQTRDIERAILLMNDLSGIKAQASLEPGSAPGTTRVVVNASEGPLLSGMLSGDNYGDRYTGTWRGTGTALVNDPFGWGDQLALALTGAENQFQGRFSYALPLGSDGFNWSFGYTNLSYKLGGDLRNLNYTGSADTFSTGISYPLLRSRSASIWSGLGFEYLFLTDKMSGDKIKDRKIPVGNGFISGTFYDQLGGGGMTSVNVTLYGGHLDLSSVTAAQVQDAAGPKAEGGFFKGTYGLARLQQITQSLYAFVSARGQVAGGNLDSSQKFILGGPTGIRAYPVGEAAGDEGHAFTAEMRYDLPFTPAWAATQLVGFLDTGWIKLNQSNWPGAVTNASGKNDYWLSGAGVGLNIGKTGIYSIRGSYAHTIDTNYGRSTTGMNADNLNDKERFWLQALLWF